The Pyricularia oryzae 70-15 chromosome 5, whole genome shotgun sequence genome includes a region encoding these proteins:
- a CDS encoding NADPH-dependent 1-acyldihydroxyacetone phosphate reductase, whose protein sequence is MATKTPTQSVLITGCSAGGIGSELALEFQRRGLRVFATARTLSKMDHLKDLPNVALLRLDVTDQSTIDAAVAAVRATGNLNHLINNSGVQHIAPLLETDLETTRSLFDVNVFGVLRVTQAFAPLLIAAAGCVVNVCSILGHVNMPWKGVYEASKAAVEMLSETLRLEMRPLGVRVVSLVVGAVDTNITAAASRTELPDGSPYKVKSVEDAIRKLTSGRDGIKRTPADEFAKKVVDDILGGVSGRIWRGQMAGVANIASKMVPSSLLDNQLVANAGMEGLVKKSS, encoded by the exons ATGGCCACCAAAACTCCCACCCAATCAGTCCTCATCACAGGCTGCAGCGCCGGCGGCATCGGCTCCGAGCTGGCCCTCGAGTTCCAGCGCCGCGGCCTGCGCGTCTTCGCCACCGCCCGCACCCTCTCCAAGATGGACCACCTCAAAGACCTGCCCAACGTCGCGCTCCTCCGCCTCGACGTCACCGACCAATCCACCatcgacgccgccgtcgccgccgtgcgCGCGACCGGAAACCTCAACCACCTCATCAACAACTCGGGCGTGCAGCACATCGCGCCCCTGCTGGAGACGGACCTCGAGACGACGAGGTCCCTCTTTGACGTGAACGTCTTTGGCGTCCTGCGCGTCACCCAGGCCTTTGCGCCGCTGctcatcgccgccgccggctgcGTCGTCAACGTCTGCTCCATCCTCGGCCACGTGAACATGCCGTGGAAGGGCGTCTACGAGGCCAGCAAGGCCGCCGTCGAGATGCTGAGCGAGACCCTGCGGCTCGAGATGCGGCCCCTGGGCGTTCGCGTCGTGTCGCTGGTCGTGGGCGCCGTCGACACCAACATCACGGCCGCCGCGTCCCGCACCGAGCTGCCTGATGGTTCGCCCTACAAGGTCAAGTCGGTCGAGGATGCCATTCGGAAGCTTACCAGCGGCAGGGATGGCATCAAGCGGACCCCGGCCGACGAGTTTGCCAAAAAGGTGGTCGACGACATCCTGGGAGGCGTCTCTGGGCGGATCTGGAGGGGACAAATGGCCGGTGTGGCCAACATTGCTTCAAAGATGGTGCCCAGTAGCCTATTG GATAACCAATTAGTGGCAAATGCAGGCATGGAAGGCCTCGTAAAGAAATCCTCTTGA
- a CDS encoding ATP-dependent RNA helicase MAK5 — protein MTTDTTKQKRKLDSKQNTSPKRRKVQANGKAQPKAKKPKRVVAADSLSWRSVEIPELFDDAEGFFGLEEVEGVDVIRDGGMVKFVTAAPAAEKEDEGDDFSGFDDNPESTSLVAAEEAKSEEPAKPQSQKKQQTKQPKSETKEKKEKPAKAKKNEKQTSKTDDDDLATGSFAALAEIDETDEGADVSEWEPLGLSEEIMSSIAKLKFAKPTAIQAATIPEILAGHDVVGKASTGSGKTLAFGIPIVEKWLSINASTQSKRVAEGETKTPIALVLSPTRELAHQLTDHIKNLCAGLATSPYVCSVTGGLSVHKQQRQLEKADIVVGTPGRLWEVLSSSTKLIQAFRGIKFLVVDEADRLLSEGHFKDAKDIFEGLDKVETDDDGIIRGGKARQTLVFSATFNKGLQQKLAGKGRFDLATDSQSMEYLLKKLKFREEIPKFIDVNPVSQMAEGLKEGIVECGAMEKDLYLYSLLLMHPTQRTLVFTNSISSVRRLTPMLQQLTLPVIALHSQMIQKARLRSVERFTSSKPGSASILIATDVAARGLDIRGIDVVIHYHVPRTADAYVHRSGRTARADSSGLSILICAPEEVTPTRRLVAKVHASAAAKGKKKGSAGGVFVHSVELDRRLVSKLRERVQLAKQIADSTLAKEKIGKEDNWMQKAAEELGVEYDSEDLEKASNWSGRGSGRKSKQKEAKEMSKAEVASLKAQLKQLLSKRINSGVNERYIANGNVDIDGLLSGAKGDFLGKVEGLGVSPLLATD, from the exons ATGACGACCGATACTACCAAACAGAAGCGCAAGCTCGATTCCAAGCAAAACACGTCACCAAAACGCAGAAAGGTCCAGGCCAATGGCAAAGCGCAACCTAAAGCCAAGAAGCCCAAGAGAGTAGTGGCTGCCGACTCGCTGTCATGGCGCTCAGTGGAAATCCCCGAGCTGTTTGACGATGCCGAAGGCTTCTTTGGATTGGAGGAAGTGGAGGGCGTAGACGTTATTCGGGATGGGGGTATGGTCAAGTTT GTTACTGCTGCCCCCGCAGCCGAAAAAGAGGACGAAGGCGACGACTTTAGCGGCTTCGACGACAACCCCGAGTCCACATCCCTTGTAGCTGCCGAGGAAGCAAAGTCCGAAGAACCTGCAAAACCTCAGTCCCAAAAGAAGCAGCAAACCAAGCAGCCCAAGTCggaaacaaaagagaaaaaagagaagccaGCAAAGGCGAAGAAAAACGAGAAGCAAACTAGCAAaaccgatgacgatgacctAGCCACAGGCTCTTTCGCAGCACTAGCAGAGATTGACGAGACAGACGAGGGCGCAGACGTGTCGGAATGGGAACCTTTGGGGCTTTCAGAGGAGATCATGTCCTCGATAGCCAAACTCAAGTTTGCAAAACCCACTGCGATCCAGGCTGCAACGATACCCGAAATCCTGGCTGGTCATGATGTAGTCGGCAAGGCCTCGACCGGATCTGGCAAAACATTAGCATTCGGCATACCAATTGTGGAGAAGTGGCTGTCTATCAACGCAAGCACGCAGTCTAAGCGCGTCGCTGAGGGCGAGACCAAGACTCCCATTGCATTGGTGCTCTCCCCGACAAGAGAACTTGCGCACCAGTTGACGGATCACATCAAGAACCTCTGCGCTGGACTGGCGACTTCCCCATACGTGTGCTCTGTTACGGGTGGTTTATCCGTTCACAAGCAGCAAAGGCAGCTGGAAAAGGCAGACATTGTGGTGGGAACACCAGGTCGTCTTTGGGAAGTCTTGAGCTCGAGCACGAAACTCATCCAAGCATTCAGGGGCATCAAGTTTCTGGTGGTGGACGAAGCGGACCGTCTTCTATCGGAGGGTCACTTCAAGGATGCCAAGGACATCTTTGAAGGCCTTGACAAAGTAGAGACCGACGACGATGGCATCATCAGGGGTGGCAAGGCCAGACAGACGCTTGTTTTCTCGGCGACCTTCAACAAAGGCCTGCAGCAAAAATTGGCCGGCAAGGGTAGATTTGATCTGGCTACCGATTCGCAGTCAATGGAATATCTGCTCAAGAAGCTCAAGTTCCGAGAAGAAATACCCAAGTTCATTGACGTTAATCCGGTATCCCAGATGGCTGAAGGGTTGAAGGAGGGAATTGTTGAATGCGGTGCAATGGAGAAG GATCTCTACCTCTACTCGCTTCTTCTTATGCACCCAACACAGAGGACCCTCGTCTTCACAAACTCCATCAGCTCAGTGCGTCGGTTGACTCCCATGCTCCAACAATTGACGCTACCTGTCATTGCGCTCCATTCCCAGATGATCCAAAAAGCACGGTTACGGTCCGTCGAGCGTTTTACTTCCTCAAAGCCCGGTTCCGCCTCTATTCTGATTGCCACGGATGTGGCCGCTCGAGGTCTGGATATTCGCGGCATAGATGTGGTTATCCACTACCACGTGCCACGCACAGCAGACGCCTATGTTCACAGATCTGGACGCACAGCCCGTGCTGATAGTTCCGGATTGAGCATACTCATCTGCGCGCCCGAGGAGGTGACGCCGACGAGGCGACTGGTAGCCAAAGTGCACGCTtcggccgccgccaagggGAAGAAGAAGGGGTCAGCGGGCGGCGTTTTTGTGCACTCCGTGGAGCTCGACCGGAGACTGGTCAGCAAGCTCCGCGAGCGGGTCCAGCTGGCCAAGCAGATTGCCGACTCGACGCTCGCCAAGGAAAAGATCGGGAAGGAGGACAACTGGATGCAAAAGGCAGCCGAGGAACTGGGAGTCGAGTACGACAGTGAAGATCTCGAAAAGGCTAGCAACTGGAGCGGTCGCGGCAGTGGACGCAAGAGCAAGCAGAAGGAGGCCAAAGAGATGAGCAAGGCAGAGGTCGCCAGTCTGAAGGCGCAGCTGAAACAGTTGTTGTCCAAGAGGATCAACTCGGGTGTCAACGAGCGCTATATCGCCAACGGCAACGTGGACATTGATGGACTTCTCAGTGGGGCCAAGGGAGACTTTTTGGGCAAGGTCGAGGGGCTTGGTGTGAGCCCTTTGCTTGCGACGGACTGA